TGCGACAGATCTAAAAACCCTGTCCAGCGTGGCCAACATGAATTCCGCCCTGGATATTATGAAGAAAGTGACCGACGCGACTCCTGCGAAAAACGCAGTGACTCTGGATGTTCGCACTTTCAACATCCGAGACACGCATGTGGTTTTGGAAGGCTACGTCAGCTCCCCGGCTGAATTAAACCTTTTGCAAAAATCACTTTCCAATATCACGGTGGATGGTCAGATTAAAAATCAGACATCGGGATTGGGATCGTTGCCAGGACGCCAGGCTTTCTCTTTCAGCTTTAACGTAGACCGCGGCATTCAGAAGGTGACTCGATGAATTTAGATGATTTAAAAGACAGATTTTCCTCTGAGTTTCGCTCAACCTGGGATCGCATCCAGGAAAGTGGCGCCTACAATCAAATGCGCGACCGCTACGAGAACATGACTCCCGGAATGCAAAAGCTGACCATCTATGGCGGCATTGCACTGGTGACGTTGATGGTTCTGTCTATTCCCTATGGATACTTCAGCGGCTCCAGCGAAGCCGTGGGTGAATTCGAAGGCAAGCGTATGACGATTCGCGAACTTCTAAAAGTTTCCCGCGAAGCTTCTGAAGTTCCAGCCATCCCTCAGGCTCCCCCGATGGACGCCATTCGCAGCACTGTTGAAAACATGATTCAATCCGCTCACCTTTTACCTGAACAGGTCAAAGGCACGCAGTCCACGGGCGGCTCCAACTTGATTCCGACAAATTTAAGTGAAGGCGGCTTGCAAATCACTCTGGCAAAATTGAATCTGCGCCAGATTGTTGATTTGGGCTACAAATTCGCCAACATCTCCCCGAGTGTAAAAATGGCCGACATGACGATGACCGCAAACCGCGAGGACAATCGTTACTTCGACGTGGTTTACAAACTTGTGGCCTTGGCAGTTCCCGCTCCTCCGGTAATTGCTGCCGAACCGGAACCTCCGGTAAAAAGAGGCAACCGTGGCAGAGCCCGCTCTGGATCGGATGAATAATGGAATACATCATTAAGTTTTTCAAATCGCTCAAAGAAAACAAAGGACGTCTCTTCGTCATGGTTCTTTCTGCGATCATCTTTCTTTTTGTTCTTTTCCCGTTTGATGACTTGAGTGATTTGATTTCGTCTCAAGTGGCCAAACTGAGCAATAACTCGGTTTATGTGACTTTTGACCGTTTGAAAATGAGCCTGGTCCCGCAACCTGGCGTTGAAATGGAACAAGTCTACATCGAGTCCATCAGCACACCGGCGTTGACCGCCAAAGAACTTACTATCACTCCGTCGATCCCCGGCCTGATTCAACAAAAGCCTTACGGTTCTGTTTCCGCAAAGGGCTTGCTCAAAGGTGACGTGCAAGTTTCCATGGGTAAAGGTTCTCGCAGTGACAACGGCGTTGAAAGACAGCGCATCGAAGTCAGCGCCAAGAAAGTGGCTTTGAACGACGTTCGTGAATTGGCGAATCTTCCGATTCTTTTAAAAGGTCAGTTGAATCTTGAAACCACGGCTTTGGCTGATTTAACGTTCCAGGAACAACCTGACGTTGAAGTGAACCTGACGATCAATCAATTCGAACTTCCGCCATCCAACGTGAATACTCCGATGGGGCCTTTGACCTTGCCAGAACTAAAACTAAGCGCTGTGGAGCTTAAAGGCCGCCTGGCAGCGGGTCGTTTCGTGATCGAGAGTGGAACCATCGGTAAACCTGGAGACGAGCTGCAAGGCACTGTTAAGGGCGATATCGGCATTATGATTGTGAACCGTGGCGGCCGTTTTGGTCAGCAAATCGGCGCTTACAATTTCGAGATCGATTTGCGCGCGAAAAAGAGTTTCCAGGACAAGGCCACTCTGTTCCTGACTTTCATTGATGGCTATAAAACGCCAACCTCTGAAGGGGCTCAGTATAAGTTCAAATTATCGGCCGCAAATCCTATGATGCCGCCTAGTTTTGGCGCCGTGCGCTAATCCGCATTTCAAACCGCTCCCCATCTCTATTTGATTATACCTGACACAGGGCTGTGCTTAAATGTTGCTCAGCTCCAAATCCAAATAAATTAAGGGAGTTGTCGACTGTTGACATAACTCCCAATCTGACAAAAAACCTTATGGTTATCTTATTTGGAGGGAACAATGTCTGGAGTAAATAAAGTTATTATCGTAGGTCGTCTTGGTGCTGATCCAGAAGTGAAAGCAATCGGAAGTGGGAGCACTGTAGCTCGCCTTAACATCGCAACTAGCGAATCATGGGTTAAAGATGGTCAACGTCAGGAAAAAACTGAGTGGCATCGTGTAACTGTATGGGGCAAATTGGCAGAAATCTGCGGCAAACATCTTGCTAAGGGTCGCCAAGTTTATGTTGAAGGTAAACTTCAAACTCGCTCTTGGGAAGACCAACAAGGTCAAAAACGTTACGCTACTGAGATCGTGGCGAACACAGTTCAATTCCTGGGCGCTGCTGGTGCAGAAGCTGGTTCACGTTCTAGCAACAATTCAGGTGGTGGCGACGATTTCAATTTCAACGATTTCGGTCCAGAACCAAGCTTCAACTCTAATGACGAAATTCCTTTCTAGGATTTTGTTTTAAACGTTGATTACGGTACGGGCTTTTCCCCTCTGGGTGGAAAGCCCTGCTCCGCTCACCCGGCCATCCTGGCCTTGCCCGACTTGAATACCGCATCCTGCGGGTCGGGAGGATTCGCTTCTCAGGGCTTTCCACCCAGAGGGGAAAATCCCGAACTTGTTTCTTCTTTAAAATAAATACTTCGAATGGAATTTCTCTTAGAATCTTGCTTGGGAGATTGTTGGGGAGTCGTACTTTGTTTTTTGTTGGACGAAGGGCTTGATTGGGTTTGGGGTTTTGTTTTTGTGGCTGGGGGTCTTTATACTTAATGGAGTATGAAGATTGCAGCTTTGGGTTTGATTTCATTTGTGTTTTTGGCGGGTTGTTCGGTTTATAAATCCGACGGTCGTAATCAGTTTGAGGCTGCGGCTCCGGCTAAAATTTCCACTTCGTCTGTGGATTCCTCTTCGCATATTTACAAGTTAACCGGTTGTCGCAATCAAAGCTTTATTGAAACCTGGTTTAATGATGAATTTCCTCGTGCCAATTATGAATTGGTGTTGATGGATAATGATCTTGAAATCTGGCGCACCACTCAGCCGGGAGTTATTCAGGTTAAAGCCTTTCAACGTGACGATAAAGCGGTTCAATCCTGCTCCTATGAATTTGCCAGCGTGGCCGTATGGGAGTTGTACAAAGATGAATTTATCCGCGAACTCAACAACAACCTGATGATCAGTGAATAGCGAATGAAAAAAACACTTCTCGCCTTTCTTGTCAGCATTCTGTTTTCCCTCCCCGCCTTATCGGCCAATGTCACTGCCGTCAAAGGTGGTAAAGTCATGGTGGACCTACAGGGCGCGGAAGTTCAAGCTGGTGACGAGTTCTTTTTGATCAATCCTGCAACGGGTAAAAAATCTGCGATCATTCGCATGAAGCAAGTCAAAGGCGGTCGTGCCATTGCGGATGTGTTGCAAGGACGAGGCGCTGTGGGTGCCACACTTCAGGCCAAAGCAGCCACTACTAAAACAGCCAAAGCTTCCAAACCAAAATCCTCTGCCCCTAATGAAGCTCTGGCCAAGGCCTCCACTCCCGACGAGGAAGCTGCAGCCTTTGATAAAGCCCGCGACATGAGTTACCTGCGCACTCTGAAAAACTCCTACGGTGTATTTGGGCAATTCGGCATGGACTCGATGAAACCCACGATCAAAGAAAATCCAGCGATCAACCCCACTGAACAACCGCAACTCAAAGGCACGGGCCTGGGTGCCGGTGGTTTTTATGAATGGGTTCTGACCAGAAATATCACTGTGAACACTTCCGGCGTCCTTGAACAGTTTAACGTCACGGGTAAGACCGACAGAAACGTTGGCTGCAAAGGCTCCACCAATTGTTCTGCAAACATCACTTATCTTTCCGGCTATGCCCTGGCGAAATACTATTTCACCACAACTGAAATCCGCTCTTGGGCGGGCGTCGGTGGTGGATTCCTGATTGCCATGTCCAAATCAGCAACGGCTCTGGATGAGAATCAAATCGCCACGAATCAGGTTCTGACTTTGGCAGCTGGTGGTGATTATCAATTGAATCGCAAAAACTATATTCCATTCAGCGTGGAGTATGTCTACTTCCCGCCTTCCGACACAGTCACGGCAAGCGCCATTGTTTTTAAAGTCGGCTACGCCTGGCAGTAAACTTTAAGACGGCAACCAAATAACAAATCGGGTTTGTTTGGACTGAGCGTCCAGATAAAGGCGCCCTTTATGGGCTTCGACAATCCCCACACTGATGCTTAATCCCAAACCAACACCTTTACCAACTTCTTTGGTGGTAAAAAATGGCTGCATCATGCGCTCGCGCACCTCTGCGGGAATTCCGGGACCGGAGTCAGCCACACTGATTTCAACTCCACCTTTTTGGAACTGCGCCTGCACCGACACCTTCTTCACCGATTCGTGTTCAACGGCATCAAAGGCATTGTTCAAAAGATTCAATAAGACCTGGGAAATCTGATAAGGACGGCACTTCACAATCATTCCGGGCTCGACGGAAACCTGCAGTTGAATGTTCGCCAGTTTGAATTTCTCATGACAGAACGCCAAAGTGTCATCCACGATCAAAGAAACTTCTGTCGACTCCAGTTCATCCAAAGCCGATTCATGGGCGTAACTTCTTAGGCCCTTTACGATCTTGGCAATACGGCCCACCATGGACTCCACAGAATCGATCCGCTTATTGAGCTCGACATCGTTGCCGAGTCCTTTGCTGTTCAGACTCTTGCGGATCACACTCATGTAACCACCCATGACCGCCAGAGGATTATTAATCTCGTGAGCAATGCCCGCAGCCATTTCCCCCAGCGAAGCCAAACGTGATGAGACCATGACTTTTTCTTCGCGCTCCTTCAACAGACGCTCACGTTCTCTTCGTTGCGTGATATCCTCTCCCACAACCAGATACCCGTTTGTTTCGCCCTGCTCACCGGAGACTCTATGCAGGGACAGCAGAAAATTAATTCTCTTGCCGGATTTTGATACGAAAACTCTTTCGTAACCGCTGGCATCACCAGATTCCAGAATGGCTTCCAAATAAGTGGGTCCCAACTGCAGCTGACGCTGAACCTTTTCTTCCATTCGACTGCGGTACATCAGGGCATCGGTATGCTCTGCCAAGGTGAACACAGGCCGACCCAAAAGATCCTGATCCGTATAACCCAATAGATCTGTCGTGGCTTTGTTCAAACTTAAAACATTTCCAGAACTGTCCAGCTGCAATAACAACAGCGAAACGCTGTCACGCCCTGCCTTATGCCATTCATTCAGTTCACGCATTTCACGCTCTGATTGCCGGCTTCGCAAAAAGAACACCAGACTAAGAGACATCAAAATGGAAACACTAACGCCAAAAATTAAAAGTATCGTGGGAAGACTTGAAGAGTTGGTGCGAACCAAAGCGGGATCTGGTGTCAGCATAAACGTCCAATTTGCGTTCAATGCATGATACTCCGCGGTCTCGGCCCAATCGTTCAGATAGTACTGCGGGATGTCCTTGTTTTCCATGAACAGATGACCGTCATCATCTGTGATTTGCACAAAATAGTCCGGCGCCTTCGCCGCGTTATTAAAAAATAAATTCGCATCCAGAGCGATACTCAACACCCCCAGAAGCTCATTGCCTCTGAAGACCGGATAGTACATCACCAGCCCCTCGCCCCCGGTTTTCAACGGAACCATATCAGAAATTGTGGGCTGTTTTGTGCTGATCACCTTATCAAAGAGCCCCAAGGAACCTGGCTGCTCGGAAAGCTTTAAACCATTAAAGTTAATATTCTCACTGATGGGATAATGCCACTTTACCAGTCTGTCATTACCAGCCCACATGACCCTGCGAATGCCTTTGATCTCCTGGATAAACATTTTTGCATCCAACTGCCAGGAAGTCTCGCCCCGATAATCATTAAGGACGAACCTCTCTGCCATATTTGCCAGAGAGCTGTTCATAAAGCGAAATGTGGAATCAAAACCATCCAGCATGGCACTAAGACGAATCTGCGTGATGCTTCGATTTTTTTGATAGTCCTTGATAATCAAAACCTGCTGAAAACCAATAGTGGCAAATACACCAATTACCAGCGCATAGTACGGACGAAACGATTTACGGTGATACCCCAAAGACAACATCCGGCTGCGCAGCTGCAGAACCAACGCCACTGACAAAAGAACAATACACACCGAGGTGTGAGGAGCCATTTTTGAAAAACTGCCCCAACCAAACTGTGAGTTGATGGAAAAAACATTTCCACTTAATCCGACAACGCCCACACAGCACACCATCGAAGCTACGGTCATTCTGACAAATCGGCACAGCAATGTCGTTTTATTAAAGAAGATTCCCAGCCCCAGCAAAAAAGCCGCAATACAGGTACTTGCTGCCGAGCGCCCCGGAAAGCGCGTTCGCAGGTTTTCAAAATCCCTGACGAAGAATTCATCAATTCCAAAACTCTTGCCCAAGGGGTACTGCAAAAACATGGCACCGGCCAAAATCATCACCACGATGGCACAAGCCCGGCCCACTTTGAAGTAATCCCGGTCTGAAAACAAAACTCCCAGGGAAATAAATGCCAACAGAAAAGCCGTATTAAACAGCATCGGAGTGTAGTTAAGTCCCAAGCGTATGGACCCAGTATCCTGCACCAGCCACCCCACCATCACAATGGCGGAAATGACCAGCACCACGAAACTTAGTAGATTGTGCGATTTAGGAAGATAATTACTGTATGACACGTGTGACACCGATGATGCCTTTGATTTTTTGAATCTCGTAAATCGCTTGATTCAACTGGACCGCATCCTTTACGGACACTTCAAAGTTACACACGGCTTTTTTGTCTTTGGTCGTACGAATTTGCGCAGACTGGATGTTAATTCCTGACTGTGCAAAGGCTTCTGACATGGATTTCAACAATCCCGGATTATCCTGGGATATGATTTTCAGGCGCACAATGCGCTCTTGCCCGTCACCGGCCACTTTCACGTTCCAGGTCACATCCACTTTGCGAAGCTGATCGAATTCAAAGGCTTTGCTGCAGTCACTGCGATGGATTGTGATACCGCGCCCACGACTGATAAAGCCCACAATAGGATCTCCTGGGATTGGATGACAGCACTTCGCGTAATGCACCAGCATGTCGTCCATACCATCCACAGAAACCAGGGAATTGGTTTTGCGGGTCTTGTGAGTTGCCGCCCGCATGACTCTTTCCATGAAAGTGGAGTCTTCGGTTTTTGCAGCTTCTTTCGCCAATCCCTCCGGCGAAAATTTTTCCACCAGATGACGGGTTTCAAGCTTTCCGTAACCCACGGTCACGAAAAGTTCTTCAAGATCCTTCAAGCCGTTGTCTTTCAAATACTCTTCAAAGGCCGGGCCTTTTAGATATTTTGCAGCGGCCATTCCAAACTTACGGAATTCTTTTTCAACCAGCTCTTTGCCCAAAATGATGGAGCGACGACGCTGCTCTTCTTTAACGAAGGCGCGAATCTTGGCTTTGGCTTTATTGGTAACAACAAATTTCAACCAATCCTTGGAGGGCTCCTGCCCTTTACCAGTGATAATCTCCACTGTGTCGCCATTGGACATTTGGTGCTTCAGCGGAACCATCTTGCCATTGACGCGAGCACCGACACACTTGTTACCAAGTTCGGTGTGCACGGCATAGGCGAAATCGACCGGTGTTGCACCTTCTGGAAACTCACGAACTTCACCCGTCGGAGTGAAAACGTAAATTTCAGATTCAAACAAATCTGTTTTAACTGTATCCAGGAATTCATCGGGACTGCGCACTTGCTGATGCCAGGAAACCAGATCACGCAGCCAGTTCGCCTGCTGCAAATCATCGGATTCCATCTTGCCGCGCTCTTTGTACTTCCAGTGAGCCGCGATACCCATCTCGGCGACCAAGTGCATGGCACTGGTTCGAATTTGAATTTCAATACGCTCCCCGCCCGGCCCGATCACCGTGGTATGCAGGGACTGATAGTTATTGGCCTTGGGCATGGCGATGAAGTCCTTGAAACGGCCTGGAATCGGCTTCCACAGGGAATGCACCAACCCCAGGGCTGCGTAACACTCAGCCACGCTTTCAACGATCACGCGGAACGCAAGAACGTCATAAACCTGATCGTAATCCAAGCTACGACTTTGCATTTTTCTATATACGGACCATAAATGCTTTGAGCGGCCAAAAACTTCAAACTTAAATCCAACTTTGCTAAGCTCTTTACCGATAAGTGATTTCACGTCATCGATATAACGATTCTGCTCGGCTTCGGTCTTTTTGATTTGTTGTACCAGCTCATAGTACATGTCCGGGCGATAGTAACGGAAGCACAGATCTTCCAATTCAATCTTCAGGGAGCTGATACCCATGCGACCTGCGAGTGGGCAGTAAATTTCCAACGTCTCTAAAGCAATTCTCTCTTGCTTATCGAACGGCATGAAATTCAAAGTGCGCATATTGTGCAGGCGATCGGCAAGCTTCACCAAAACCACGCGCACATCTTTACCCATCGCCACGATCATCTTGCGAATGTTTTCGCCTTGTTTCTCGTGGGAATTTTTGAATTTCATCTGACCGATTTTTGTTACACCATCAACCAGGTGTGCTACGGCATCGCCGAACTCACGACGAATATCCTCGAGAGTCGCCTCAGTGTCTTCTACCGTGTCGTGCAGAAGCCCAGTTGCGATCGTATCCAAATCCAAATGTAAATCTGCGAGGATCGCCGCTACGGAAAGCGGATGAGAAATATACGGCTCACCACTACGACGGATTTGACCTTCGTGATGCTTCTCTGAGAAGTAGTATGCTTTTTCAATGAATTTAAGATCCGCATTCGGCCAATAGCTGCGAATGCGGTTTAGAAGATCATCAACTGTTTTGACTGGCTTGTGAGAGAGGCCAGTCTCTTTTTGGGGTTCCGCCATATTCTAGTCAGTTTACCTGAGAAGAAGAGGCGTCTCCAAATAGATTCGCTTGATAATTAAAATATATTAGTATTTTTAGGAACTTAGGACCTAAGTCCTAGACTATTTATTCAAATCTTTTTCGATTTGAAGTAGAGCGTCTTTAGGATCCATCGCCACTTCATAACCTACGTTACCGATCGCCACTTCACGAAGTGCAGATACGATGTATTTGTTGCTGCGAGTGGAAACAGTCGCTTCAGCACCTTTTAGAAGTTGCTTCGCTCTTTTAGCAACCATCAAAACAAGAGCAAATCTGTTAGGAACTTTTTCCAAGCAATCTTCAACGGTTACACGAGCCATTCAATGCCTCCGGGCGCAATTAATTCATGAATTCAAAGGAGGAAATTACCCTTAACCTAGTAACTTTTCAATGATTTTCTTAAATTCGGCATAGGATTGCTCGAATTGGTCGTTGACGATCTGGAAGTCAAACTTGGAGGCCTCGGCAATTTCTTTCTCGGCATTGGCCATACGGACCTCGATATCCGCCGGCATCCCCCCGTCCCTCTTCTCGATTCTACGACGCAACTCGTCGATGGACGGCGGCAGAATAAAGATGGTCTTGGCATCCGGATACTTGGATTTAAAGGTCAATACGCCCTGGATATCGATATCCATGATCGCGCACTTCCCCGCAGCCCACGTGGACTCCAAAGACTCATAGGAAGTCCCATAGAAGTTGGTGTGAACCTTCGCCCACTCCACAAAGAAACCCTGCTCAATTTTGGCTTTGAATTCGTCATGGGAGATAAAGTGGTACTGCAAACCGTTCTTTTCACCCTTACGGATGTTACGCGTAGTGAACGTAATAATGTCCACGAGCTGAGGAATCTCCTCAATCGCTCTGGCAACAAAACTACTTTTTCCTGCGCCGCTGGGTGCAGCGACAATTATCATACGCGTTTTCATATTATTGAACGTTCTGTACCTGTTCTCTTAATCTTTCGATAAGGGTTTTCGCTTGTACCACGCTTTGAGTGATCTTGGCTACCTGAGACTTTGAACCGATCGTATTCACTTCACGCAGCAATTCCTGAGTGTAAAAATCAAGCTTTTTACCCTCGGCCTGCTGGGAGGCGATCAATTGACGATAGTTTTTAATGTGCTCACTTAAACGACTTAATTCTTCGTTGATGTCGGCTTTTTCCAGCTGAATCACGATTTCCTGAGTCATACGAGCCGGATCGATTTCGTTCCCCTTCATACGAGAGCGAATCTTGGTTTCATATCTCTCCTGAAGCTGCGCATTAGCCTCTTCACGAAGAGTGGTGATGACTTTGATTTCCTTATCCAAAGAAGCCAGAAGTTTTTCCAAATCCTTGCGCAAAGCTTTGCCTTCGCGCGCGCGTTCTTTATCGCAATTGCTGCAAGCATCAGCAAAGGCCTTTTTCAAAACCTTATCCTCGCCAGCGAACATCTCATAACTCTCTTCAAGTTTGATCACATCCGGCAAGCGCGCCATTGCTTCCAGGTGAACCTGATAACCAATGCCCAATTCTTTTGCCAGGTGTTTGTAAGCCGCTACGTACTTTTTAACCAAAGCATCGTTCACGGTCATTTGCGCTTTTCCGGAAGAGGTGGCCTTCACTCTTCTGGAAACAAAAATATCCACGGTCCCACGGGACAAAGTTGCACCCAGAACTTTTTTAAGCTCCCCTTCCATCGCCACGAATTCGCGCGGCAAATGAAAGCGTGTTTCCAAAAAACGACCATTCACAGCACGAATGCTGACTTCCACAGTGACGTCTTTGGATTGAACTTTTGCGGTGCCATAACCAGTCATACTTTTCATATAGATCCATTCTTGTCTTCGGGAGTAATTGTGGTCAAAGAGTTCAGAAAATTCTCGACCACGGCCCTCGCCTCATTGTACCCGCGAGCGCCATCAAACCAGTGAATGTCCCTGTCCCTTTGGAACCAGGTCTTCTGCCGCTTGGCGAGCTGGCGAGTATTTGTCGTAATTTGTTCCAACAACTGATCTTCATCAATTCGTCCGTGAACGAAATCAATGGTTTCCTTGTAGCCCACGCTGCTGAGTGGAGCCCATTGCTCCAGACCCAAGTCCAGCAGCTTTTCAACTTCATCAACCAGCCCGTCTTTCAACATCTTGTGAGTGCGCAAAGCAATTCGCTCTCGCAACACATCACGATCCCATTGGGGACCGATTTTTAACAACGGATAAGCGAAGGGAGTTTTGAGTTCATCAAATTCCTTTTGAATTTGAGTGACACCTTTACCCTGAGTGCGGATCAACTCAATACCGCGCCCGATACGGTAGTGATCAGCGATATTGATTTTTGCTGCGTACTCAGGATCCACATGAGTCAACTCAGCGTGCAGTTTTTCCGGCCCGCCAACTTCAGCCATTTCACGGGCCACCTGATTCTTCATCTCTTCAGAGACTTCGGTCACTGGGTACATGCCTTTTTCAATGGCCATGAAATA
This is a stretch of genomic DNA from Bdellovibrio sp. GT3. It encodes these proteins:
- a CDS encoding RelA/SpoT family protein — its product is MAEPQKETGLSHKPVKTVDDLLNRIRSYWPNADLKFIEKAYYFSEKHHEGQIRRSGEPYISHPLSVAAILADLHLDLDTIATGLLHDTVEDTEATLEDIRREFGDAVAHLVDGVTKIGQMKFKNSHEKQGENIRKMIVAMGKDVRVVLVKLADRLHNMRTLNFMPFDKQERIALETLEIYCPLAGRMGISSLKIELEDLCFRYYRPDMYYELVQQIKKTEAEQNRYIDDVKSLIGKELSKVGFKFEVFGRSKHLWSVYRKMQSRSLDYDQVYDVLAFRVIVESVAECYAALGLVHSLWKPIPGRFKDFIAMPKANNYQSLHTTVIGPGGERIEIQIRTSAMHLVAEMGIAAHWKYKERGKMESDDLQQANWLRDLVSWHQQVRSPDEFLDTVKTDLFESEIYVFTPTGEVREFPEGATPVDFAYAVHTELGNKCVGARVNGKMVPLKHQMSNGDTVEIITGKGQEPSKDWLKFVVTNKAKAKIRAFVKEEQRRRSIILGKELVEKEFRKFGMAAAKYLKGPAFEEYLKDNGLKDLEELFVTVGYGKLETRHLVEKFSPEGLAKEAAKTEDSTFMERVMRAATHKTRKTNSLVSVDGMDDMLVHYAKCCHPIPGDPIVGFISRGRGITIHRSDCSKAFEFDQLRKVDVTWNVKVAGDGQERIVRLKIISQDNPGLLKSMSEAFAQSGINIQSAQIRTTKDKKAVCNFEVSVKDAVQLNQAIYEIQKIKGIIGVTRVIQ
- a CDS encoding single-stranded DNA-binding protein — its product is MSGVNKVIIVGRLGADPEVKAIGSGSTVARLNIATSESWVKDGQRQEKTEWHRVTVWGKLAEICGKHLAKGRQVYVEGKLQTRSWEDQQGQKRYATEIVANTVQFLGAAGAEAGSRSSNNSGGGDDFNFNDFGPEPSFNSNDEIPF
- the miaA gene encoding tRNA (adenosine(37)-N6)-dimethylallyltransferase MiaA — its product is MKKSKPVIFVVGSTATGKSEWALKLAQEYQGVIINCDSVQCYSHVQIGAAKPTAEELALVPHYLVGYVTPHEESTAGSYCRDFSEAMEKIPNGTPVFVVGGTGFYFMAIEKGMYPVTEVSEEMKNQVAREMAEVGGPEKLHAELTHVDPEYAAKINIADHYRIGRGIELIRTQGKGVTQIQKEFDELKTPFAYPLLKIGPQWDRDVLRERIALRTHKMLKDGLVDEVEKLLDLGLEQWAPLSSVGYKETIDFVHGRIDEDQLLEQITTNTRQLAKRQKTWFQRDRDIHWFDGARGYNEARAVVENFLNSLTTITPEDKNGSI
- the gspN gene encoding type II secretion system protein GspN; the encoded protein is MEYIIKFFKSLKENKGRLFVMVLSAIIFLFVLFPFDDLSDLISSQVAKLSNNSVYVTFDRLKMSLVPQPGVEMEQVYIESISTPALTAKELTITPSIPGLIQQKPYGSVSAKGLLKGDVQVSMGKGSRSDNGVERQRIEVSAKKVALNDVRELANLPILLKGQLNLETTALADLTFQEQPDVEVNLTINQFELPPSNVNTPMGPLTLPELKLSAVELKGRLAAGRFVIESGTIGKPGDELQGTVKGDIGIMIVNRGGRFGQQIGAYNFEIDLRAKKSFQDKATLFLTFIDGYKTPTSEGAQYKFKLSAANPMMPPSFGAVR
- a CDS encoding YicC/YloC family endoribonuclease, yielding MKSMTGYGTAKVQSKDVTVEVSIRAVNGRFLETRFHLPREFVAMEGELKKVLGATLSRGTVDIFVSRRVKATSSGKAQMTVNDALVKKYVAAYKHLAKELGIGYQVHLEAMARLPDVIKLEESYEMFAGEDKVLKKAFADACSNCDKERAREGKALRKDLEKLLASLDKEIKVITTLREEANAQLQERYETKIRSRMKGNEIDPARMTQEIVIQLEKADINEELSRLSEHIKNYRQLIASQQAEGKKLDFYTQELLREVNTIGSKSQVAKITQSVVQAKTLIERLREQVQNVQ
- the gmk gene encoding guanylate kinase translates to MKTRMIIVAAPSGAGKSSFVARAIEEIPQLVDIITFTTRNIRKGEKNGLQYHFISHDEFKAKIEQGFFVEWAKVHTNFYGTSYESLESTWAAGKCAIMDIDIQGVLTFKSKYPDAKTIFILPPSIDELRRRIEKRDGGMPADIEVRMANAEKEIAEASKFDFQIVNDQFEQSYAEFKKIIEKLLG
- a CDS encoding ATP-binding protein — its product is MSYSNYLPKSHNLLSFVVLVISAIVMVGWLVQDTGSIRLGLNYTPMLFNTAFLLAFISLGVLFSDRDYFKVGRACAIVVMILAGAMFLQYPLGKSFGIDEFFVRDFENLRTRFPGRSAASTCIAAFLLGLGIFFNKTTLLCRFVRMTVASMVCCVGVVGLSGNVFSINSQFGWGSFSKMAPHTSVCIVLLSVALVLQLRSRMLSLGYHRKSFRPYYALVIGVFATIGFQQVLIIKDYQKNRSITQIRLSAMLDGFDSTFRFMNSSLANMAERFVLNDYRGETSWQLDAKMFIQEIKGIRRVMWAGNDRLVKWHYPISENINFNGLKLSEQPGSLGLFDKVISTKQPTISDMVPLKTGGEGLVMYYPVFRGNELLGVLSIALDANLFFNNAAKAPDYFVQITDDDGHLFMENKDIPQYYLNDWAETAEYHALNANWTFMLTPDPALVRTNSSSLPTILLIFGVSVSILMSLSLVFFLRSRQSEREMRELNEWHKAGRDSVSLLLLQLDSSGNVLSLNKATTDLLGYTDQDLLGRPVFTLAEHTDALMYRSRMEEKVQRQLQLGPTYLEAILESGDASGYERVFVSKSGKRINFLLSLHRVSGEQGETNGYLVVGEDITQRRERERLLKEREEKVMVSSRLASLGEMAAGIAHEINNPLAVMGGYMSVIRKSLNSKGLGNDVELNKRIDSVESMVGRIAKIVKGLRSYAHESALDELESTEVSLIVDDTLAFCHEKFKLANIQLQVSVEPGMIVKCRPYQISQVLLNLLNNAFDAVEHESVKKVSVQAQFQKGGVEISVADSGPGIPAEVRERMMQPFFTTKEVGKGVGLGLSISVGIVEAHKGRLYLDAQSKQTRFVIWLPS
- the rpoZ gene encoding DNA-directed RNA polymerase subunit omega; its protein translation is MARVTVEDCLEKVPNRFALVLMVAKRAKQLLKGAEATVSTRSNKYIVSALREVAIGNVGYEVAMDPKDALLQIEKDLNK